A single Helicobacter sp. 'house sparrow 1' DNA region contains:
- the yejB gene encoding microcin C ABC transporter permease YejB, with the protein MYQYIIKRLLLLIPTLFGILTINFFIIQLAPGGPIEQIVHKIQNIQAKTETSITSSKIGAYGNDNLDPEALESLKKLYGFDKSIFERYKDMIVQFLKFDFGESYFRKISVLDLIKEKMPVSISLGIFSTLLIYLIGIPLGILKAYRDGSRFDVITSVIIIMANAIPAFLFGILLIVLFAGGYFDIFPLRGLVSDDFYSLDLWGKIKDYLWHITLPVICLSIGGFATLTLLVKNSFLDEMQKYYVVYARIRGINEQKILYFHIFRNAMLLVISSFPTIFLGMFFSGSLLIEIVFSLDGLGLLGYDSLLYRDYPVVFGTLYIFTLFGLIASLLSDLLYVVIDPRINFDKKGH; encoded by the coding sequence ATGTATCAATATATTATAAAACGTCTTTTATTATTAATACCCACACTTTTTGGGATTCTCACCATTAATTTTTTTATCATTCAACTAGCTCCAGGTGGGCCCATAGAGCAGATAGTTCATAAGATTCAAAATATTCAAGCCAAAACAGAAACAAGTATAACAAGCTCAAAAATTGGGGCTTATGGTAATGATAATTTAGACCCTGAAGCACTTGAGTCTTTAAAAAAACTCTATGGCTTTGATAAATCAATTTTTGAGCGCTATAAAGATATGATTGTGCAGTTTTTAAAATTTGATTTTGGAGAGAGCTATTTTCGTAAGATTAGCGTATTGGATTTGATAAAAGAAAAAATGCCTGTTTCAATTTCTTTAGGTATTTTTAGCACGCTTTTAATTTATCTGATAGGGATTCCATTGGGAATTTTAAAAGCTTATAGGGATGGAAGCAGGTTTGATGTTATAACTAGCGTTATTATAATTATGGCAAATGCAATTCCTGCTTTTTTATTTGGAATTTTACTGATTGTGTTATTTGCTGGAGGATACTTTGATATCTTTCCACTTAGGGGGCTGGTAAGCGATGATTTTTATTCTTTAGACTTATGGGGTAAAATTAAAGATTATTTGTGGCATATAACTCTACCTGTAATTTGTCTTAGTATAGGTGGTTTTGCTACTTTGACACTATTAGTGAAGAACTCTTTTTTAGATGAAATGCAAAAATATTATGTAGTTTATGCTCGGATTAGAGGAATTAATGAACAAAAAATCTTGTATTTTCATATTTTTAGAAACGCGATGCTTTTGGTAATTTCTTCTTTTCCTACCATATTTTTGGGAATGTTTTTTTCTGGCTCTTTGCTAATTGAAATCGTTTTTAGTCTTGATGGTTTGGGGCTTTTGGGATATGATAGTCTTTTGTATCGTGATTATCCTGTTGTATTTGGGACTTTGTATATTTTTACTTTATTTGGGTTAATTGCTAGTTTATTGAGTGATTTGTTATATGTTGTAATTGATCCTCGTATAAATTTTGATAAGAAAGGGCATTAA
- a CDS encoding homoserine dehydrogenase, protein MREIKIGIIGVGVVGSSVVKILKENQDIISARTGAKLVVTKGVVKNLDKKRDVDIALSDDVNFVIEDESIEIVVELMGGVEEAFEIAKRVLSKQKSLVTANKAMLAYHRYDLQRIEKDYPIGFEASVCGGIPIIKALRDGLGANHILSLKGILNGTSNYILTQMIQNKIDFNQALQQAQNLGYAEADPTLDINGYDAGHKLLILASLAYGIDAKPEDILIEGIEKINSNDIAFADEFGFVIKLLGIAKKIQNEIELRVHPVLIDKNKMIAKVDGVMNGISVTGDRVGETLYYGAGAGGDATASAVISDLIEIARGKNSTMLGFEKNNSSLTLRDKKKIQSRYYIRLSAYDKVGVLAKISSILSKNDISIQAFLQKQAQDEVAKLLFTTHKCQESNIYNALEEIDQQDFIESESFFIRIEDE, encoded by the coding sequence ATGAGAGAAATTAAAATAGGAATAATCGGAGTGGGGGTAGTTGGGAGTAGTGTTGTAAAAATTTTGAAAGAAAATCAGGATATTATCAGTGCTAGAACAGGTGCAAAACTTGTTGTTACAAAAGGAGTAGTAAAAAATCTAGACAAAAAAAGAGATGTAGATATTGCTTTGAGTGATGATGTAAATTTTGTGATTGAGGATGAAAGTATTGAAATTGTAGTAGAACTTATGGGAGGTGTTGAAGAGGCTTTTGAAATTGCAAAGAGGGTATTATCCAAACAAAAAAGTCTCGTAACTGCAAATAAGGCAATGTTGGCCTATCATCGCTATGATTTACAAAGAATTGAAAAAGATTATCCTATTGGGTTTGAAGCAAGTGTATGTGGTGGAATACCAATTATAAAAGCCCTTAGAGATGGACTAGGAGCCAACCATATTTTGTCTTTAAAAGGGATTTTAAATGGCACAAGTAATTATATTTTGACACAAATGATACAAAATAAAATTGATTTTAACCAAGCATTGCAACAAGCTCAGAATCTAGGGTATGCTGAAGCTGATCCAACATTAGATATCAATGGTTATGATGCAGGACATAAACTTTTGATATTAGCATCTCTAGCTTATGGAATTGATGCAAAACCAGAAGATATTTTGATTGAGGGAATTGAAAAGATTAATTCCAATGATATTGCTTTTGCAGATGAATTTGGGTTTGTGATTAAACTTTTGGGTATTGCAAAGAAAATTCAAAATGAGATAGAACTTAGGGTTCATCCTGTTTTGATTGATAAAAACAAGATGATTGCAAAAGTAGATGGTGTGATGAATGGAATTAGTGTAACTGGAGATAGAGTGGGTGAAACACTATATTATGGCGCCGGTGCCGGTGGAGATGCGACAGCAAGTGCAGTAATTAGTGATTTGATTGAGATTGCAAGAGGTAAGAACTCTACAATGCTTGGTTTTGAAAAAAATAATTCCTCATTAACCCTAAGAGATAAGAAAAAGATCCAAAGTAGGTATTATATCCGTTTGAGTGCTTATGATAAGGTAGGGGTTCTAGCAAAGATTTCAAGTATTTTAAGCAAGAATGATATTTCCATTCAAGCTTTTTTACAAAAACAAGCACAAGATGAAGTAGCAAAGTTGCTTTTTACTACTCATAAATGCCAAGAATCTAATATTTATAATGCTTTAGAAGAGATAGATCAGCAAGATTTCATAGAGAGCGAATCTTTTTTTATTCGTATTGAAGATGAGTAG
- a CDS encoding YraN family protein, giving the protein MSREKGNIAEKMAREYLISCGFEIVTQNFYSKFGEIDIVALKDEVLHFVEVKSGENFNPIYAITPKKLQKIQKTIQYFLMQNKIDRQYCIDAICIQKDKINFLENIIF; this is encoded by the coding sequence ATGAGTAGAGAAAAAGGCAATATTGCTGAAAAAATGGCAAGAGAGTATCTCATATCCTGTGGGTTTGAGATTGTTACACAAAATTTTTATTCCAAGTTTGGTGAAATAGACATTGTTGCACTAAAGGATGAGGTATTGCATTTTGTTGAGGTAAAAAGTGGGGAGAATTTTAATCCAATTTATGCAATCACACCAAAAAAACTCCAAAAAATACAAAAAACAATCCAATACTTTTTGATGCAAAATAAAATTGATAGACAATATTGTATAGATGCGATCTGTATCCAAAAGGATAAAATAAACTTCTTGGAAAATATTATCTTTTGA
- the trxA gene encoding thioredoxin, protein MGKYVDLNAENFDSITSKGLAVVDFWAPWCGPCRMLAPVIDELANEYDGKVAICKVNTDEQDELSAKYGIRSIPTILFMKDGQIVDQVIGATSKQSLKDKIDSLM, encoded by the coding sequence ATGGGAAAATATGTCGATTTAAATGCAGAAAATTTTGATTCTATAACAAGTAAAGGTTTAGCGGTTGTAGATTTTTGGGCACCTTGGTGTGGTCCTTGTAGAATGCTTGCTCCCGTAATTGATGAACTTGCAAATGAGTATGATGGAAAGGTGGCAATTTGTAAAGTAAATACAGATGAGCAAGATGAACTTTCTGCAAAATATGGAATTAGAAGTATTCCTACTATTTTATTTATGAAAGATGGTCAAATTGTAGATCAGGTTATAGGCGCAACTTCAAAACAATCCCTCAAAGATAAAATTGACTCATTGATGTAA
- the trxB gene encoding thioredoxin-disulfide reductase, whose translation MIDLAIIGGGPAGLSAGLYATRGGIKNVVLFEKGMPGGQITGSSEIENYPGVKEVQSGLDFMQPWQEQCFRFGLKQEIAEVQRISKKGQNFEIYQNDGKMVEAKSVIVTTGGRPKRTGIKGESEFWGKGVSTCATCDGFFYKNKEVAVLGGGDTAIEEAIYLTKMCKKVYLIHRRDSFRAAPITLEHAKKNEKIEFLTPCTVEEIKGDNMGVTGVLVKNIQTNELRELQVPGIFIFVGYEVNNQILKQEDGSMLCDVDKYGSVIVNLSMHTSVEGLFAAGDLRIEASKQVVCAAADGATAALQAIAYLDSIK comes from the coding sequence ATGATAGATTTGGCAATTATTGGTGGTGGTCCTGCTGGTCTTTCTGCTGGATTATATGCCACAAGAGGCGGTATTAAGAATGTTGTTTTATTTGAAAAAGGTATGCCTGGAGGTCAGATTACAGGTAGTAGTGAGATAGAAAACTATCCTGGTGTAAAAGAGGTGCAAAGTGGTTTAGATTTTATGCAGCCTTGGCAAGAACAATGCTTTCGCTTTGGTTTAAAGCAGGAGATAGCAGAAGTTCAAAGGATAAGCAAAAAAGGCCAAAATTTTGAGATTTACCAAAATGATGGGAAAATGGTTGAGGCAAAGTCTGTTATTGTTACAACAGGAGGAAGACCAAAGAGAACAGGCATTAAGGGTGAAAGTGAATTTTGGGGAAAAGGTGTAAGTACTTGTGCAACTTGTGATGGCTTTTTTTACAAAAATAAAGAGGTTGCGGTGCTTGGAGGAGGAGATACGGCTATTGAAGAGGCAATTTATCTTACAAAAATGTGTAAGAAAGTGTATCTGATCCACAGAAGAGATTCCTTTAGAGCTGCACCTATAACTTTGGAGCACGCTAAAAAAAATGAAAAGATTGAGTTTTTAACTCCTTGCACAGTAGAAGAAATCAAAGGTGATAATATGGGGGTTACAGGTGTTTTGGTTAAAAACATCCAAACAAATGAATTAAGAGAATTGCAAGTTCCTGGTATTTTTATCTTTGTAGGTTATGAGGTTAATAACCAAATCTTAAAGCAAGAAGATGGCAGTATGCTTTGTGATGTGGATAAATATGGTAGTGTCATTGTAAATTTATCGATGCATACTAGTGTAGAGGGTCTATTTGCTGCTGGAGATCTTAGAATAGAGGCTTCAAAGCAGGTAGTTTGTGCTGCTGCAGATGGTGCTACAGCTGCTCTTCAAGCAATTGCATATTTAGATTCAATAAAGTAG
- the dapB gene encoding 4-hydroxy-tetrahydrodipicolinate reductase, with translation MIKVGIFGATGRVGRLLIDLVKQSDKCELGAIFVRGSLELDLPKNCLVTNDLERFIQASDVIIDFSLPQATRSLLEALEKFPKPLVSGTTGLDEETFSKINKLSIKTPILYATNMSRGVAILNKAIAMVARSFLDSDIEICEIHHRNKKDAPSGTALTLAQTCADARGLNLQEALIGDRSKTIGARGQDEIAVVSLRGGDVAGRHTVGFYADGEYLEFLHNATSRLTFAKGALDAALWLRDKQSGLYTIQDLFDF, from the coding sequence GTGATAAAAGTAGGAATTTTTGGTGCAACCGGCAGGGTAGGTAGATTACTCATAGATCTAGTGAAACAAAGTGATAAATGTGAGTTGGGAGCAATTTTTGTTCGAGGTTCCTTGGAACTTGATTTACCTAAAAATTGTCTTGTGACAAATGATTTAGAGCGATTTATTCAAGCTAGCGATGTAATCATTGATTTTTCACTACCACAGGCTACAAGGTCTTTACTAGAGGCTCTAGAAAAATTTCCAAAACCTCTAGTAAGTGGGACAACAGGGCTTGATGAAGAAACTTTTTCAAAAATTAATAAACTATCTATCAAGACACCTATCTTATATGCGACAAATATGTCAAGGGGTGTTGCAATTTTAAACAAAGCAATAGCAATGGTAGCAAGGAGTTTTCTTGATTCTGATATTGAGATTTGTGAGATACATCATAGAAACAAGAAAGATGCACCTAGTGGAACCGCTTTGACACTGGCACAAACTTGTGCTGATGCAAGAGGTTTAAATTTACAAGAAGCTTTGATTGGTGATAGGAGTAAGACAATAGGTGCAAGAGGTCAAGATGAAATAGCTGTAGTGAGTCTAAGAGGCGGAGATGTTGCAGGTAGGCATACTGTAGGGTTTTATGCTGATGGAGAGTATTTGGAATTCTTGCATAATGCAACTTCAAGATTAACTTTTGCTAAGGGAGCCTTAGATGCTGCCTTGTGGCTAAGAGATAAGCAAAGTGGCCTATACACAATACAGGATTTGTTTGATTTTTAA
- the ybeY gene encoding rRNA maturation RNase YbeY, with translation MLEVENQTKVDIDISFLCLIAETMSDRDIDLILVAKDTIQELNKLYRHKDTPTDVLSFPLDDMGGFEHIPLGSIAICVDIAQEVALSYKHSLEQEIALLLIHAILHLQGFDHEVDDGEHRIEEEKWIKFFKLPTSLITRNQ, from the coding sequence ATGTTAGAAGTAGAGAATCAAACAAAGGTTGATATAGACATTTCATTTTTATGTCTTATTGCAGAGACTATGTCAGATAGGGATATTGATCTTATCTTAGTAGCCAAAGACACAATTCAAGAATTAAATAAACTTTATCGCCATAAAGATACTCCCACAGATGTTTTGAGCTTCCCGCTTGATGATATGGGAGGATTTGAGCATATTCCTCTTGGAAGTATAGCTATTTGTGTTGATATTGCACAGGAAGTCGCCTTGAGTTATAAGCACTCTTTAGAGCAAGAAATTGCCCTGCTTTTGATACATGCTATCTTGCATCTTCAGGGATTTGATCACGAGGTGGATGATGGAGAGCACCGGATTGAGGAAGAAAAGTGGATCAAATTCTTTAAATTGCCAACAAGTCTCATTACAAGAAATCAGTAG